One part of the Tindallia californiensis genome encodes these proteins:
- a CDS encoding aminotransferase class I/II-fold pyridoxal phosphate-dependent enzyme — protein MRKHPLMEALQKLEKKKTVSFHTPGHKNGQIFERDLSFPFSAPSFTWDTTEIPGTDHLHHPQGVIKESQEKAAAFFGAEESFFLVNGSTGGIYSMVMTVAKPGDELIIQRNSHQSVYHGCLLGEVTPRYLQPEIDRQTGLAKAVTEKTVEEALKKWPKAKGLLLTSPNYYGYSANLTVIAEMLHRHHKVLLVDEAHGSHFILAEDRMPPTALKAGADLVVQSTHKTLPALTQASILHRQGQQIDSHRLKTMLQIHQSSSPSYLLMASLENAVRMLEEKGKTWMEELLDNIENTRCQLASVQEIDMVTGDDPTRLWFNMHGTGLSGYEWNKRLASQYAVMMEMADPLGVLALTTIGNRKEDFDRLVEAIRGVREDAWKKQGDYPVETRNLKSSWEEGFFHEVPERVLSLRQAMDAEKEMVALQQAINRISGEMIAPYPPGIPVLLPGEKISEPLIQWLERRQDFLETEISVLR, from the coding sequence ATGAGAAAGCATCCATTGATGGAAGCCTTGCAAAAACTGGAAAAGAAAAAAACGGTGTCCTTTCATACACCGGGGCATAAAAACGGGCAGATCTTTGAAAGAGACCTGTCTTTTCCCTTTTCGGCTCCTTCCTTTACCTGGGATACAACAGAAATTCCTGGTACGGACCACCTGCATCACCCACAAGGAGTGATTAAAGAAAGTCAGGAAAAAGCAGCGGCTTTTTTTGGAGCTGAGGAAAGCTTTTTTCTGGTAAATGGCAGTACCGGAGGGATTTACAGCATGGTCATGACCGTCGCCAAACCTGGCGATGAGCTGATTATTCAACGAAACAGCCATCAGTCCGTTTATCATGGCTGTCTTTTAGGAGAAGTGACTCCCCGGTATCTTCAACCGGAAATAGACCGGCAAACAGGACTGGCAAAAGCCGTAACGGAAAAAACCGTTGAAGAAGCATTGAAAAAGTGGCCAAAGGCCAAAGGACTATTGTTAACTTCTCCCAATTACTATGGCTATTCCGCTAATCTGACGGTGATCGCTGAAATGCTACATCGGCACCATAAGGTGTTATTGGTAGATGAAGCACATGGAAGTCATTTTATTCTGGCAGAAGACCGGATGCCGCCAACGGCCTTAAAAGCTGGTGCGGACCTGGTGGTTCAAAGCACCCATAAAACACTGCCAGCACTAACGCAGGCCTCCATCCTTCATCGGCAAGGACAGCAGATCGATAGCCATCGGTTAAAAACGATGTTACAGATTCATCAAAGCAGTAGCCCTAGTTATCTTTTGATGGCTTCTCTGGAGAATGCGGTGAGAATGTTGGAAGAAAAAGGAAAAACATGGATGGAAGAACTACTGGATAACATTGAAAATACCAGATGCCAACTGGCCTCTGTTCAGGAAATAGACATGGTAACAGGAGATGATCCGACCCGTCTTTGGTTCAATATGCATGGAACCGGCCTTAGCGGGTATGAATGGAATAAGCGGTTGGCAAGTCAATATGCGGTGATGATGGAAATGGCCGATCCTCTGGGCGTTTTAGCCCTTACCACCATTGGTAATAGGAAAGAAGATTTTGACCGACTGGTCGAAGCGATCAGAGGGGTAAGGGAAGATGCCTGGAAAAAGCAAGGTGACTACCCAGTCGAGACTCGGAATCTGAAATCCTCATGGGAAGAAGGGTTTTTTCATGAAGTGCCAGAGAGGGTGCTTAGTCTGCGACAAGCTATGGATGCAGAGAAAGAAATGGTTGCTCTGCAGCAGGCGATTAACCGGATCAGTGGGGAAATGATTGCTCCCTATCCACCGGGAATTCCTGTTCTCCTTCCAGGAGAAAAAATATCCGAACCATTGATTCAATGGTTGGAAAGGCGACAGGATTTTCTAGAAACAGAAATAAGCGTCCTTCGATAA